In one window of Nothobranchius furzeri strain GRZ-AD chromosome 11, NfurGRZ-RIMD1, whole genome shotgun sequence DNA:
- the LOC107383890 gene encoding serine/arginine-rich splicing factor 11 isoform X2 produces the protein MSYTTRVVQVTNVSPSTTSEQMRTLFGFLGIIEELKLFPPDDSPMPVTSRVCFVKFREPESVGVSQHLTNTVFVDRALIVVPFAEGSIPDEAKALSLLAPANAVAGILPGGGLLPTPNPIPNPALGGNPFGGPTIDPMAAFGFAGPNMNPQAADQLLKMMTDPKLNPLAAGLNLSASLKADASNKEIEEAMKRVREAQSLISAAIEPGHKEGKKKHSRSRSRSRRRRSRSRSRHSRRRSRSRSRRRSNSRNRRRSKSPRRRHTHSRERGRRSRSRSRERKKEDVGRRRSKTPPKSYSTARRSRSASRRHRRSRSASRSPKKSPKRRTSPSPSPRRHKKEKKRDKERERDRRSDKERNRDERDSSSTKKKKSKDKERERERKSDGGDKGDIKITRDYDEEEQGYDSEKEREDRKDSDDSALSPQSAEGNGVAQLAKHAKVNGADDHHEEDMDVSD, from the exons ATGAGTTATACGACGAGGGTGGTTCAGGTGACCAATGTGTCGCCGAGTACGACGTCGGAACAGATGAGAACATTGTTCGGTTTTCTGGGTATCATCGAGGAGCTGAAATTATTTCCACCAGA TGATTCTCCCATGCCAGTGACCTCTCGGGTGTGCTTTGTGAAGTTCCGTGAGCCAGAGTCTGTGGGAGTGTCTCAGCATTTGACTAACACTGTGTTTGTGGACAGAGCCCTGATCGTGGTCCCATTTGCTGAAG GATCTATTCCAGATGAGGCTAAGGCATTGTCACTTTTGGCCCCGGCTAATGCTGTTGCAGGGATTTTGCCCGGCGGAGGGCTTCTCCCAACACCAAACCCCATCCCTAACCCAGCT CTTGGAGGAAATCCCTTCGGTGGGCCAACCATTGATCCAATGGCAGCGTTTGGATTTGCAGGACCCAACATGAACCCTCAG GCTGCTGATCAGCTGTTGAAGATGATGACAGACCCAAA ACTGAATCCTTTGGCTGCTGGCTTAAATCTGAGTGCGAGCCTGAAGGCTGATGCCTCTAACAAAGAGATTGAGGAGGCCATGAAGAGGGTCAGAGAGGCTCAGTCTCTCATTTCTGCTGCCATCGAACCTGGAC ATAAAGAAGGCAAAAAGAAGCATTCCCGGTCTCGATCCAGGTCCAGGAGAAGGAGGTCCAGATCTCGCTCCAGACACAG TCGCAGGCGAAGCAGGAGCCGATCGAGACGCAGATCAAACTCAAGAAACCGCAGGCGCTCCAAAAGCCCACGCAGGAGACACACCCACTCCAGAGAGAGAGGCAGGCGATCCCGAAGCAGATCCAG AGAAAGGAAGAAGGAAGACGTGGGGAGAAGAAGATCTAAAACACCACCTAAGAGCTACAGCACGGCTAGAAGGTCGCGCAGTGCGAGCCG TCGACACAGGAGAAGTCGCAGCGCCAGCCGATCTCCTAAGAAGTCCCCGAAAAGGAGAACCTCTCCGTCTCCGTCTCCTCGGAG ACACAAGAAAGAGAAGAAGAGGGATAAAGAAAGAGAGCGGGACCGCAGGAGCGACAAAGAGCGCAATCGTGACGAGCGGGACAGCTCCTCCACCAAGAAAAAGAAGAGTAAAGACAAAGAGAGGGAGCGTGAAAGAAAATCGGATGGAGGAGACAAAGGAGATATTAAG ATCACCAGAGATTATGATGAAGAAGAACAAGGGTACGACAGTGAGAAGGAAAGAGAAGACAGGAAGGATTCAGACGACTCTGCCTTGTCTCCTCAGTCAGCCGAAGGAAACGGCGTAGCGCAGCTCGCGAAGCACGCCAAAGTGAATGGTGCAGACGATCACCACGAGGAGGACATGGATGTTAGCGACTGA
- the LOC107383890 gene encoding serine/arginine-rich splicing factor 11 isoform X1 yields MSYTTRVVQVTNVSPSTTSEQMRTLFGFLGIIEELKLFPPDDSPMPVTSRVCFVKFREPESVGVSQHLTNTVFVDRALIVVPFAEGSIPDEAKALSLLAPANAVAGILPGGGLLPTPNPIPNPALGGNPFGGPTIDPMAAFGFAGPNMNPQAADQLLKMMTDPKLNPLAAGLNLSASLKADASNKEIEEAMKRVREAQSLISAAIEPGRKSTDKEGKKKHSRSRSRSRRRRSRSRSRHSRRRSRSRSRRRSNSRNRRRSKSPRRRHTHSRERGRRSRSRSRERKKEDVGRRRSKTPPKSYSTARRSRSASRRHRRSRSASRSPKKSPKRRTSPSPSPRRHKKEKKRDKERERDRRSDKERNRDERDSSSTKKKKSKDKERERERKSDGGDKGDIKITRDYDEEEQGYDSEKEREDRKDSDDSALSPQSAEGNGVAQLAKHAKVNGADDHHEEDMDVSD; encoded by the exons ATGAGTTATACGACGAGGGTGGTTCAGGTGACCAATGTGTCGCCGAGTACGACGTCGGAACAGATGAGAACATTGTTCGGTTTTCTGGGTATCATCGAGGAGCTGAAATTATTTCCACCAGA TGATTCTCCCATGCCAGTGACCTCTCGGGTGTGCTTTGTGAAGTTCCGTGAGCCAGAGTCTGTGGGAGTGTCTCAGCATTTGACTAACACTGTGTTTGTGGACAGAGCCCTGATCGTGGTCCCATTTGCTGAAG GATCTATTCCAGATGAGGCTAAGGCATTGTCACTTTTGGCCCCGGCTAATGCTGTTGCAGGGATTTTGCCCGGCGGAGGGCTTCTCCCAACACCAAACCCCATCCCTAACCCAGCT CTTGGAGGAAATCCCTTCGGTGGGCCAACCATTGATCCAATGGCAGCGTTTGGATTTGCAGGACCCAACATGAACCCTCAG GCTGCTGATCAGCTGTTGAAGATGATGACAGACCCAAA ACTGAATCCTTTGGCTGCTGGCTTAAATCTGAGTGCGAGCCTGAAGGCTGATGCCTCTAACAAAGAGATTGAGGAGGCCATGAAGAGGGTCAGAGAGGCTCAGTCTCTCATTTCTGCTGCCATCGAACCTGGACGTAAGTCTACAG ATAAAGAAGGCAAAAAGAAGCATTCCCGGTCTCGATCCAGGTCCAGGAGAAGGAGGTCCAGATCTCGCTCCAGACACAG TCGCAGGCGAAGCAGGAGCCGATCGAGACGCAGATCAAACTCAAGAAACCGCAGGCGCTCCAAAAGCCCACGCAGGAGACACACCCACTCCAGAGAGAGAGGCAGGCGATCCCGAAGCAGATCCAG AGAAAGGAAGAAGGAAGACGTGGGGAGAAGAAGATCTAAAACACCACCTAAGAGCTACAGCACGGCTAGAAGGTCGCGCAGTGCGAGCCG TCGACACAGGAGAAGTCGCAGCGCCAGCCGATCTCCTAAGAAGTCCCCGAAAAGGAGAACCTCTCCGTCTCCGTCTCCTCGGAG ACACAAGAAAGAGAAGAAGAGGGATAAAGAAAGAGAGCGGGACCGCAGGAGCGACAAAGAGCGCAATCGTGACGAGCGGGACAGCTCCTCCACCAAGAAAAAGAAGAGTAAAGACAAAGAGAGGGAGCGTGAAAGAAAATCGGATGGAGGAGACAAAGGAGATATTAAG ATCACCAGAGATTATGATGAAGAAGAACAAGGGTACGACAGTGAGAAGGAAAGAGAAGACAGGAAGGATTCAGACGACTCTGCCTTGTCTCCTCAGTCAGCCGAAGGAAACGGCGTAGCGCAGCTCGCGAAGCACGCCAAAGTGAATGGTGCAGACGATCACCACGAGGAGGACATGGATGTTAGCGACTGA
- the LOC107383887 gene encoding RING finger protein 11 isoform X2 — protein sequence MGNCLKSPTSDDISLLHESQSDRASFGDGTDPDLEPPPPYHEQAHMPMYHPTPSQARLATQLTEEEQIRIAQRIGLIQHLPKGVYDGGQDGSEKKIRECVICMLDFVYGDPIRFLPCMHIYHMDCIDDWLMRSFTCPSCMEPVDAALLSTYGPTDFSPESPDV from the exons ATGGGAAACTGTCTGAAATCTCCAACATCAGACGACATTTCTCTGCTTCACGAATCCCAGTCCGACAGAGCGAGTTTCGGGGACGGGACGGATCCAGACCTGGAGCCGCCGCCTCCGTACCAT GAGCAGGCTCACATGCCCATGTACCACCCTACACCCAGTCAGGCCCGTCTGGCTACTCAGCTAACAGAGGAGGAACAGATCCGCATAGCCCAGCGTATCGGCCTCATCCAGCATCTCCCTAAAGGTGTCTACGATGGAGGGCAAGACGGCTCAGAGAAGAAGATCAGAGA GTGCGTTATCTGTATGCTGGACTTTGTTTACGGAGATCCCATCCGGTTCTTGCCATGTATGCATATCTATCACATGGACTGTATAGATGACTGGCTGATGAGGTCCTTCACCTGCCCCTCCTGCATGGAACCTGTGGATGCTGCCCTTCTGTCCACCTATGGACCAACCGATTTCTCACCTGAGTCCCCTGATGTGTAA
- the rpe65a gene encoding retinoid isomerohydrolase, producing the protein MVSRFEHPAGTYKKIFETCEELAEPLPATVTGRIPSYLKGSLLRLGPGLFEVGDEPFYHLFDGQALMHKFDLKNGQVTYFRKFVKTDAYVRAITEKRVVITEFGTFAYPDPCKNIFSRFFSYFKGVEVTDNCLVNVYPVGEDFYAVTETNYITKVNTDTLETLKKVDMCDYVNINGVTAHPHIEKDGTVYNIGNCMGKGATLAYNIVRIPPTQKDKSDPIEKSKVVVQFPSAERFKPSYVHSFGMSENYFVFVETPVKINLLKFLSAWSIRGSNYMDCFESNESQGTNFHIAKKDPGEYIDLKFKGAAIGMFHHINTYEDQGFIVVDLCSWKGFEFVYNYLWLANLRANWEEVKKAAMMAPQPEVRRYVIPLDVHKEEQGKNLVSLPYTTATATMHADGTIWLEPEVLFSGPRQAFEFPQINYKGYGGRNYSYAYGLGLNHFIPDRICKLNVKTKETWVWQEPDSYPSEPLFVQAPDGVDEDDGVLLTIVAAPGSQRPAYLLILNAKDLSEVARAEVDCSIPVTFHGMYKP; encoded by the exons ATGGTCAGCCG ATTTGAACACCCAGCTGGTACCTATAAGAAGATTTTTGAGACATGCGAGGAGCTTGCTGAACCTCTTCCAGcaacagttacag GCAGAATTCCTTCATATTTGAAGGGTAGCCTTCTTCGTTTGGGACCAGGACTCTTTGAGGTTGGAGATGAACCCTTCTATCACCTCTTCGATGGACAGGCCCTTATGCATAAGTTTGACCTCAAGAACGGCCAGGTCACCTACTTCAGGAA GTTTGTCAAGACTGATGCATATGTGCGAGCTATCACAGAGAAGCGTGTGGTGATCACTGAGTTTGGTACATTTGCGTACCCAGATCCCTGCAAAAACATCTTCTCCAG GTTTTTCTCCTACTTCAAAGGAGTTGAGGTCACAGACAACTGTTTGGTGAATGTCTACCCTGTAGGAGAAGACTTTTACGCTGTAACGGAGACCAACTACATTACCAAAGTGAACACTGATACCTTAGAGACCCTGAAGAAG GTTGACATGTGCGATTATGTCAACATCAACGGAGTGACAGCCCACCCTCATATTGAGAAGGATGGCACTGTCTACAACATTGGAAACTGCATGGGGAAAGGAGCAACACTGGCCTACAACATCGTCAGGATCCCCCCCACACAGAAAG ACAAGTCGGATCCCATTGAGAAGTCCAAAGTGGTGGTGCAGTTTCCCAGTGCTGAAAGGTTCAAGCCCTCCTACGTTCACAG TTTCGGCATGTCAGAAAACTACTTTGTCTTTGTGGAAACCCCGGTGAAAATCAACCTGCTAAAGTTTCTGAGTGCCTGGAGCATCCGCGGCTCCAACTACATGGACTGTTTCGAGTCCAACGAGAGCCAGGGA accaactttcacattgccaagaAAGACCCAGGAGAGTACATCGACCTGAAGTTCAAAGGCGCAGCTATCGGGATGTTCCACCACATCAACACCTACGAGGACCAAGGCTTCATTGTCGTTGACCTATGTTCATGGAAAGG ttttgagtttgtttacaactacctctggctggccaatctgaGAGCCAACTGGGAGGAGGTAAAGAAGGCAGCCATGATGGCGCCCCAACCAGAAGTGCGCCGATACGTCATTCCTTTGGATGTCCACAAG GAGGAACAGGGGAAGAATCTCGTGAGTCTGCCGTACACCACGGCCACCGCTACGATGCACGCTGATGGGACCATCTGGCTGGAGCCTGAGGTGCTCTTCTCTGGACCTCGCCAAG cCTTTGAGTTTCCTCAGATTAACTACAAGGGGTATGGAGGGAGGAACTATTCATACGCCTACGGCCTGGGTCTCAACCATTTCATACCAGACAGG ATCTGCAAGTTGAATGTGAAAACCAAGGAGACCTGGGTGTGGCAAGAGCCTGACTCATATCCCTCAGAGCCCCTGTTTGTGCAGGCTCCCGATGGGGTCGATGAAGATGATG GAGTGCTGCTTACCATTGTGGCAGCTCCTGGATCCCAGAGACCAGCTTACCTCCTCATCCTCAACGCTAAGGATCTGTCTGAGGTCGCCAGGGCAGAGGTGGATTGTTCCATTCCAGTCACTTTTCACGGGATGTACAAACCGTGA
- the LOC107383887 gene encoding RING finger protein 11 isoform X1, with product MSLTKLKGVIIHAIGHPESSVGHPKLLLKHILSINFRQSEFRGRDGSRPGAAASVPCERLTFKKNEQAHMPMYHPTPSQARLATQLTEEEQIRIAQRIGLIQHLPKGVYDGGQDGSEKKIRECVICMLDFVYGDPIRFLPCMHIYHMDCIDDWLMRSFTCPSCMEPVDAALLSTYGPTDFSPESPDV from the exons ATGTCACTCACGAAGTTGAAAGGCGTTATTATTCATGCAATTGGCCACCCAGAAAGCTCGGTGGGACATCCAAAGTTGCTGTTAAAGCATATATTGTCTATAAATT TCCGACAGAGCGAGTTTCGGGGACGGGACGGATCCAGACCTGGAGCCGCCGCCTCCGTACCATGTGAGAGGCTCACCTTTAAGAAAAAT GAGCAGGCTCACATGCCCATGTACCACCCTACACCCAGTCAGGCCCGTCTGGCTACTCAGCTAACAGAGGAGGAACAGATCCGCATAGCCCAGCGTATCGGCCTCATCCAGCATCTCCCTAAAGGTGTCTACGATGGAGGGCAAGACGGCTCAGAGAAGAAGATCAGAGA GTGCGTTATCTGTATGCTGGACTTTGTTTACGGAGATCCCATCCGGTTCTTGCCATGTATGCATATCTATCACATGGACTGTATAGATGACTGGCTGATGAGGTCCTTCACCTGCCCCTCCTGCATGGAACCTGTGGATGCTGCCCTTCTGTCCACCTATGGACCAACCGATTTCTCACCTGAGTCCCCTGATGTGTAA